TTGCGACGTCAGCTAGAGTCGACAAAACCCGTTCTGGCTAGTACGGAGTGTATTGCAGCTGTGGGAGCTGGCGACAGCTACGCAGCCGCAGTAGCGTTAGAGGCCTGTAGCCGGGGTCGGGCGTGGGCGCTTGACCCCCTAGATGCTGTCTCGACAGGGAAACTCGAAAGACTTATCCGCAACGGTTGTACACTCGTTGCTCTCAGTGTCGGTGGGCGAACGAGAGCTGTACTTGAGGCCGCCAGGATCTACCGGAGTCTAGGTGGCATCGTCGTAGCCGTTACGGGCTCAGATACACCCCTAGCTAGGCTGGCTGACGGGGTGATAGAGCTCACATATACAAGGCTCGCAGCTGGGATAGGCGCATTAAGGCACCTCGTCATGCTCGCTGCTCTCGCCGCCTCTCTCGGTGAAAACCCGGGGCCCATCGAGACCCCAAACATTGACTGTAATGCCCTCTGGGCCGGCATACACGCGGGGGCAGGGGAGGCGTATAGTAGCGCATTATTCGCCGTACTGAAGCTCTATGAGGTGTATGGCCGGCCCGCCCGTTACGAGAGGCTTGAGCAGCTTGTACACGCCCCAGTCTACAGCACGGATAGCGTGACGGTCTACGAGTCCTCCATCGCACCCGCTGGGAGGCAGAAAGAGGTCGTAGATACGCTACATGCAGCTGGCCTAAGAGTCTACACTGTGCCCTGCTCTGGGGGCTGCTGGGGCACAGTCCTCGGCCAGGCGCTGGCCGTGCTCAAGTGCCTCCAGGAGGCCGCGAGAAGGGACGGGATAGCAGAGCCCCGTTACCGCTCCCACCCAGGGCTCGAGAGGCTGACCAGGCTGATATACGAGTAATAGAGCAGTTTACGGCACCGTCCAGGGCGGATAGGGGCTCAATACCGGTTCTGCTGGTCTAGAGTCGAGTTGATAGGGGCTAAGCTGTCCTAGAGACGCGTCCCTGGGGCTTGGGGATGCACAGAGAGCTTGTCGAGAAGCTCGAAACGCTCCGCCGTAGGCGGCGCGCTGTTATACTCGCGCACAACTACCAACCGCCAGAAGTCCAGGACATAGCCGACTTTGTGGGCGACAGCCTAGAGCTAGCAAGGAAAGCTATGGAGACTGATGCAGACGTCATAGTGCTCGCTGGCGTCAGATTCATGGCCGAGACGGCTAAGCTACTCAACCCTGACCGGATAGTCCTCCACCCCGTCCCGGACGCTGGCTGTCCTCTTGCAGACTTCCTGACAGTCAACGCTATCCGTGAAGCACGCCGGGAGCACCCCGGAGCACCAGTCGTGCTCTACATTAACTCCCACCTAGACGCTAAGGCTGAGGCAGACTACATCGTCACGAGCAGTAGCGCGGTAAAACTGGTCTCGATGCTGGAGGACGATACTGTGCTCTTCGGCCCTGACCGCAACCTAGCAGACTATGTCGCTGAGAACCTTCCCGGTAAGCGGATAGTACCAGTACCGCTTCACGGCCATTGCCCCGTACACCAGTATCTCATCACAGCACGCCACGTCGAGGAGGCCCGGCGCCGCTACCCCGGAGCCAGGGTGCTAATCCACCCCGAGGCACCCCGGGAGGCACGGAGACTAGCAGACTACGTTGGGAGCACGAGCCAGATGGTACGCTACATAGGCGAGACCGGGGCCCAGGGCACCTACCTGCTAGGCACAGAGGAGGGCCTAGCATACCGCGCCCGGAAGCTCTACCCTACAGCAGACGTGAAGCCGCTAAACCCTAAAGCAATCTGCAGAAACATGAAGAAGATAACACTGCGCAGCATAGTAGAAGCACTCGAGCGCCTTGCACCACGGGTAGAGCTAGACCCCGTTCAAGCCAAGAAGGCGCGCGAAGCAATGGAGCGGAGCCTAGAGATGTTTAAGAAAAACTAGGCTTGTACACGGACTCTAATCCCATCGTGTTAAGTGTCTGCATAGATTCCTAGTCTTTCGCCTCTTCTAGATCTTTAACTCTTAGCTACTTCTGCCTCCTTGCGGCCGGTCTTCTGGGTGCTAGCAGTCTTTACTACTGTTGACCGGTGTCGAGGCCTTATCAGGCCGAGATGATACAGTAGTCCACGATAGTTGGTATACACGTGTACTATTGCAGCACCAGCTGCAGCAAACCCAGCATAGACGTGAATGTCTGTCCATAAGTCCTTGGTTAGTCCAAGTGCTGTTGCATAACCGCTACCAGGGCCTCTTGGCATAGTTTCTAGTAGGAAGCCTGATATCAGAGTTAGGAATCCTAGGCTAACCAATAGTATTACAGTTATCCTGCGTGCTAACAATATTATGTTTGCCATATGAATTCACCCCAGCTCTAGAGCACGTGTAATCAAATTGTGTTGATAGATTTAGCCTTCGGTGTATGCAATAAATCCTGGGCCTTCGATACGTTGAGCAACTATACCCCAACGACTACTCTCCTTATACTCCACGGTAATTTTCACTCCAGGTTTTATGTATTGTGATATGAGGTCACCAGCCCATACATTCTCATGCTTAGCGCCGTCAATCTCTACTGTCCAGTATCCTCGTACTGAGATCTCTTTCCCATCTACAACGATATACAGTTTCTCGGGATCCACAGACTTTACTATACCATGTATGATGCTCTCTGCTTCGCCTTCTTCCTGCACATTTGGGTTAAAACTCCAAAGGTATGGTGCAACCCGGTCAGCATAGAGCGGAAACAAGGCTACAAGTATACCGGCCACAACAGCCACTATGAGGCCTACATGTATGTTCTTCATGCAACTCCACCCATAATCCATTAATCCATGGGCGATTATTACAACGGTCGTGGCTAGGATGTGTCTCCTAGGTATGTTTTACAAAGCTCCAGAGCGTATTCTGGAACCTCGTGAATCTTCTGTGCCTCTATTCTACCTGTATCAAAGAAGCCTTTAACTACTTGAGCATGAAGCTTTATTACCTCGAATGCACAATCATTGTTAGCGACTTTAACTATTTTTACTGTCGTATCATTGAGCCACTTTATTTCCGTATGCACATACTTGCTTGTTATCGCAGCATCTACTCGGAACAATGGATCAAACGGCCTGGGGTTGCCACCATGTTCGACTACACATTCCATCTGCATTACATGGCTTACTAGTGTTTCTAGTGCAGCCTTATCCGGTGCTGATATTATCCATATTAGTGTCTTGTTTTCTGGAAACTCCATTAGCTTATAGTTGAAGATATCGTGGTTATCGAAGAGCCATTTAATGTTCTGGCCAATTGGTTTATCGTTTAGGCCTGCAGTAATACATGCAGCTTGAATTGTGCTATTCATCTGCATCATGCCGTTGCCTGGACCATGAGGACCCATACTAGTCGCAATGGTAGTTGCAGTGGTTGTAGTCGTGGCTCCTGTCGTCTGTGTATATGCCGGCATAGTATTGGTGGTCGTCATTCCTGGTCCGTGCGAGCTAGGTGGTAGTGTAGATACTTCAGTGCTAGTTACTTGCGGCTGTCCATAACGGAATGTGTATCCTGCCATTATGCCTACAGCTGCTAGTATACCTACGAGTGCTATTATTCCTAACCTAGAGGGCATTCTTGCCACCCTAGCAATTGTCTCGTTTATTCTACTCTTCCAGGTATCCTTGGCTACTCTAACTACTTATACATCTCACGCACCTTTTGTCTAGACGATTTGTCTATCAATTTTTTATATGTTTAGAGAGAAATATTGTGTCGTGCCTGGGAGAGGCACTATAGTGGGTTGGAACCTCTGTAGGCCTGGAGAAGGGGTAGACGTTATTGGAGTACCGGTAGCGAGTTGATGAATCATGAATTGGCACATGACAACGTACATGGGGCCGCATGGGGGTCACGGAGGTCCGCCATGGGGTAGACCCTATCCGTGGATGATGCATTTGCATGAAATGGGTACTGGTATGGCTGCTACAGGGCTAGGCTGGATCCTGGGAATTCTCTACCTTGTGTCGGCTGTAGCAGCAATTGGTGTATCCTTCCTCCTCTATCGCGGCTACTTGGTCTCGGGGGATCGGAGGCTAGCTTTGCTGGCTCTCGGATTCGGGCTTGTGGCTGCAGGCTCTGTTATGGACCTGGCTACGGGCATAATTGTCTCTACGAGTCTTAGCTGGCTCGCCTACATGATTGGCTACATGGTAATGCTGGCTGCACGCGATGTAGCTGAACGTGCTGGGGCAGAAGCGTACACAGCTACACCTCTAGCTCTGGCCACATGGCCGCCCACTATTGCTCCCTATCACTACGCGCCCGTAGCGATGATGGGTTCCGTGATTGCAGGCATACTGGCATTGGCGGCATTTCTCGGGATGCCGGGTAGGCTACGTGCTGCCGGCATAGGTGTCGCTGCTAGTCATCTATTGG
The window above is part of the Pyrodictium delaneyi genome. Proteins encoded here:
- a CDS encoding DUF4405 domain-containing protein, with protein sequence MANIILLARRITVILLVSLGFLTLISGFLLETMPRGPGSGYATALGLTKDLWTDIHVYAGFAAAGAAIVHVYTNYRGLLYHLGLIRPRHRSTVVKTASTQKTGRKEAEVAKS
- the nadA gene encoding quinolinate synthase NadA; this translates as MHRELVEKLETLRRRRRAVILAHNYQPPEVQDIADFVGDSLELARKAMETDADVIVLAGVRFMAETAKLLNPDRIVLHPVPDAGCPLADFLTVNAIREARREHPGAPVVLYINSHLDAKAEADYIVTSSSAVKLVSMLEDDTVLFGPDRNLADYVAENLPGKRIVPVPLHGHCPVHQYLITARHVEEARRRYPGARVLIHPEAPREARRLADYVGSTSQMVRYIGETGAQGTYLLGTEEGLAYRARKLYPTADVKPLNPKAICRNMKKITLRSIVEALERLAPRVELDPVQAKKAREAMERSLEMFKKN